TGCTCGGCATTCTTCCACCAGGCATCCAGTTCCGATTTGTAGGCAAACACCGCAGCCCGAAGCTTGTGGCGGTGCCGGTGCACGGGCAAACCATCCTTCTCCCAGCGGCGCACGGTGCTCTCGTCGCGGCGGAGATAGGCGGCGATCTCCTTCCAGGAATCGAGGCGGTCGTTCGGCGAGTGCGGCGGCGGTCCCTGCGTGGTTCGGGCTGAGTCGTTCCCGTCCATTTCTGGCTTTCCAAAGGGAGGCGGATAGCATACCAGCATTTCCCCCTTCCGATGAGGCTTGTATTTCCAGTCGCGGCGAGGCGCTCATTAGCGCTCATCCCGCTCTTGCCCGTTGCAGTCGTTGAAGTTACCCGCCAAAATTCACGCCTGAGCTCGGAGTTCCCGAGCAATCCGCCAGGAGGGGGCGCGGTGCGCCTTCCTGCCTAAGTCTGACGCCTTGTGTCACGCACGTTCTGAGATGAGGAGGATCACATGAGAACATCCGCGAAAGGTTGGAACTGGGATATCGGCCTTGTTGTTGCGGTCTTGCTGGCATCGCTGCCAGTCCAACTTCACGCGCAGTCCGCCAACGGCCTGCTCAAGGTCACTTCGTTTCCGTCGGGAGCGAAGGTTTCGATTGATGGCGCTGACACCGGCAAGAACACGCCCATGAGTATCAGCGTGCCGGTGGGCAGCCACACCGTCGTCGTTTCGATCCCCAACTCCGGCTGGAATCCCGACTCACGTACCGTCCTCATCGATTCCGGCACCACCGATCTGAGCGTCACATTGCTGCCGCTATTGACCGTCGGCCCTCCCGGACCTCAGGGACCGAAGGGCGACAAGGGCGATAAAGGCGATCCCGGTCTTCAGGGCCTTCAAGGTGTACCCGGAGGCATTGGCCCCGCCGGAGATCAGGGACCCAAGGGCGACAAGGGCGATCCCGGGCCTCAGGGCCCGCCCGGAGCCACTGCAGACCAGATAGCCACGATCCAACAGCAGATAGCCGATCTTCAGTCCCAGGCTTCCGGCTTGCACGGAACCCAGGAATTTACCAATCCCGGGAATGCGGCCTCCTTTGACGTTACCTGGGCGGCTCCGACCGGTGTGACGCATGCCCTGGTTGAGATGTGGGGTGGCGGGGGCGGGGGCGATACGACCGGTGGTGGCGGAGCAGCTTACACCCGCAGCGTTGTGGCGGTGACCCCGGGGCACGTCTACCACATCTCCGTGGGTGGCGGTGGGAGAGGCTCCGACGTAACCGGTTCGTCGTTCGCAGCAGACGGGCATAGGAGCATGATGTTCGATGCAGACCAGCCGAGTCTGATTCTGGTTTTCGCCGCAGGTGGACGGGAAGGTACCGTATTCACGCCTGGACACGGCGGGGATGCCGACCCAGCCGCGATGATCAGTCACGGCGGCTTTTCAGGTCAGTCCTTTTCTGGAGGTGTGGCCTACGGCGCCCAATTCTGTCCCAACGGCAGTCTCACCGGAAGAGGTGGTGATGCCTACCAACCGGGCCAGCCTGGCTACATACGGCTCACATGGTGATCTGACGCCTGGACTTGCAGACCCGGTATCCCGGCGCCCCGGCGAACTCAAAGCGTAGATACTGATTGGGTCGTACCAGGGGCGCCGCAGAGCTTCGAGCGAAATCCGCGCACAGGCAGAAGGAGCCGATAGGCTTCGAGCATCGAGTCGCCCCCGCTTGCCAAATCGGCACGCGGGACTCCTGGCCATTGGTATGGCGAGATTTGAGGAAAGTCTGGAGCATTGTTTTTCAGGTGGTCAAGTGGAATGGTGGAGGCAGCGGGAGTCGAATCCGCGTCCGGTGCATGCCGGCGTGGGACGGACGCCTATCGAGGCGTCCTATGTCTACTGTGGGTCGACCCCTGACGGCGCGGGCGGCGCCGCGGTGGCGCCGGGGGCCGGTTCAGGGCCGGGCGGCCGGCCGGGGAAGGGGGCGGTCAGGCCGTCGATCCAGCGCAGGGAGTCGTCGAGCAGGCGGAAGAAACTCTCGCGGACTTCCTTGAACTGGCGGTCCCCCCCGACGATCGGGGCGTACTTGTGGGGACCCCGCGGGACGGCGCTCAGGGCCTTCGCCTCGGAGTGGGGGTCGAGCGTCCCCTCGATCATGACGACGGGGATCGGCGCCATCCTGCGCAGCTCGGCCTCGACGTCGAACACCTCGTCCGGCGGGCTGTCCAACCGGAGCTGCATCGAGACCCGGAACACGTAGGCCCCTTTCTTGTCCGGGGCGATGAGGACGGCGCCGCGAACGCCCGCGGGGTCGACCCGGTTCAGGATGTAGGGGACGATCTCGGCCCCGGCCGCGAAGCCGACCAGGATGACAGGCGCCTCCTTCGGCCTCCCCGCCCGCTCGTTGAGGAACGCCCTGAAGCGCTCGAACTCGGATGCGAGGGTCGCCGGCTCGATCTTGCGGTTGAAGTAGTCGGGAGAATCGATTCCCAGGACGTACCGTCCCGAGGCGGCCAGGCTGGACGCCGTGTCCTGCTGCAACGGCCGCCAGCCCCATTCGCCGGCATAGAAGATGACCGGCATCGCCGGGCGCGCCGGCTTCCCCTCGGTTCCTTGCGCGGGCTGCGGCGCGTAGACAGGGACCTGGAAGCTGGGGTTGCTCTCGGTCGGGAGGACCCTCTGCATGGGGACCTGGCGCTCCACCGCCGTCGCGGTGGCGCCGGCGCCCAGAAGGATGGCGATCGAGCAGGCCGCAAGGACGCGCACTCCGCCTCCGCGTCCTACGGGTAGATGCCGCGGATGCGCGTCGCCTCGGCGACGCGGCCGACCGCCAGAATGTAGGCGGCGTCGCGCATGTGCACGTTGAACTTCTTCGCGATCGTCAGGACTTCGTTGAAGGCGCGGGTCATGACTTTCTCGAGGTGATGGTTGACCTGGGCCTCCTCCCAGAAAAACGCCTGGAGCGACTGCACCCACTCGAAGTAGGACACCGTCACCCCACCGGCGTTCGCCAGGATGTCCGGGATCAGGAAGACGCCGTTCTTGTGCAGGATCTCGTCGGCGCCCGGTGTCGTCGGACCGTTGGCCGCCTCGGCGACGATCTTGGCCCGGATGCGGGAGGCGTTCGCCAGGGTGATCTGGTTCTCGAGGGCGGCCGGCACCAGGATGTCGCATTCGAGCTCGAGGAGCTTCTCGTTGCTGATCGAATCGGCCTCGCGGAAGCCGCGCAGGGAGCCGGTGCTCTCCTTGTGCGCCAGGACCGCGGTGATGTTGAGGCCCTTCGAGTTCAGGATGCCGCCGCTGCTGTCGGAGACGGCGATGATCGAGGCACCGTCCTCGCTCAGGAGGCGCGCCGCCACGCTGCCGGCATTGCCGAACCCCTGCACGGCCACCTTCGCCCCCTTCAGGGAGATTGACCTCTCGCGGCAGGCCTCGCGCGTCACGAACTGCACGCCGCGCGCCGTCGCCTCGCCACGCCCCTGGGAGCCGCCGATCTGCAGGGGCTTGCCGGTCACGACCCCCAGCTGGGTCGCGCCGACCGTCATCGAGTAGGTGTCCATGATCCAGGCCATCGTCTGGGGGTTGGTGTAGACGTCGGGGGCCGGGATGTCGCGCTCGGGGCCGATGATGATGCTGATCTCGGAGGCGTAGCGGCGGGTCATGTTCTCGAGCTCGCGCAGCGACATGTGCTTGGGGTCGCAGATCACCCCCCCCTTGCCGCCACCGTACGGGATGTTGACCGTGGCGCACTTCCAGGTCATCCAGGAGGCCAGCGCCTTCACCTCGTCCAGGGTGACGCTGGGGTGGTAGCGGATGCCCCCCTTGGCGGGACCGCGGGCCAGGTTGTGCTGCACCCGGTACCCCTCGAACACCCGGATCGACCCGTCGTCCATCTTGGTGGGGATCGACACGATCAGCTGGCGCTTCGGCCGCCGCAGGACCTCGCGCAGCCACGACTCGAGCTTCAGCTGCTCGGCCGCGCTGTCGAACTGCTGCTGGGCGATCTCGAACGGATTGAGGGTCTCTTTGGCCAGGACCGTGTCCATGATGCCTCCCGGTAGAAGGGGTGAGAGCGGGTCTCCGCGATGTCAGGAACGCATGAGGTTTTATCACAAGCACGCAGGGAAATCCACACGGCGCGGCGCGCGCCTCTGGGGCGTCAGCGCTTGAGGGGAAGCACCGGCTGATCGCCGATCGGCTCGCCCGGCAGCGCCCTGAGCGTGCCGCCGTACAGGTAATCGCGCGTGTTGTCCAGGATGAGACGGGGGTCGACGCGCCTCTGCGCCTCGCCGGTCTCGAGGGCGGCGCGCGCCACCGCCGCGGCCACCTCGGGGGCGCCGCGGAAGTCGAGCGCCTTCGGCAGGATGTAGTCGGGCGACAGCTCGTAATCCGGGACCAGATCGGCCAGGGCGTGGGCGGCGGCGATCTTCATCTCGTCGTTGATGTTGCGGGCGGCGACGTCGAGAGCGCCCCGGAAGATTCCCGGGAAGGCGATGGCGTTGTTGATCTGGTTCCTGTAGTCCGACCGGCCGGTCGCCACCACCGCGGCGCCGGCCGCCAGGGCCGCCTCCGGGGCGATCTCCGGCACCGGGTTCGCCAGCGCGAAGATGATCGGCCGCGGCGCCATGCTCTTCACCATCTCGGGCGTGACGAGGTTGGGGCCCGAGAGCCCGATGAACAGGTCCCGGCCGCGCAAGGCCTCGTTCAGCCCGCCGCGCAGACGCTCCGGGTTGGTGACCAGGGCGATCGCCTCCTTCGACGGGTTCATGTGCTCGCGGCCCGGGACCAGGATGCCGTGGGTGTCGCAGAGGATGACCTCTTTCACCCCCGCCTTCATGATGAGCCGCGTCACGGAGATGCCGGCCGCACCGGAGCCGTTGACCGTGACCTTCAGCGAGCCGATGTCGCGCCCGGTCACGCGCAGGGCGTTCAGGAGCCCGACCAGCACGACGACCGCCGTCCCGTGCTGGTCGTCGTGGAAGATCGGGATGCCGGTCTCCTCCCTCAGGCGCCTCTCGATCTCGAAGCAGCGGGGCGCGGCGATGTCCTCCAGGTTCACCCCGCCGAGCGACGGCTCGAGCGCCTTGACGATCGAGATGATCTCCTCCGTGTCCTGCGTCCCCAGGCAGATCGGCATCGCCTCGACGCCCGCCAGCGTCTTGAACAGGACGCATTTCCCCTCCATCACCGGGAGCGCCGCCTCCGGGCCGATGTTCCCCAGGCCGAGGACGGCCGAGCCGTCGGTCACGACCGCCACCAGGTTCCCCTTGGTGGTGTACTCCCAGACCTTGAGGGGGGACTTCATGATCTCGCGCACGGGGACCGCCACGCCGGGCGAGGCGATGATCATGAGCGTGTGCTCGTCCTTCAGCGGGATTTTGCCGGTGGTCTCGATGGTGCCGCGGTAGCGGCGGTGCAGGTCGAGCGCCTCGTCCCCCAGGCTCTTCTCCTCGCTGCTGAAGCCGTGCTCGACGAGCGCCGACTCCCCCTCGTAGACCAGGTGCCGGGTCCGGTCGCGCACGAAGTCGGGGTCGACGTCCTCGCGCGCCACGCCGAGCGCCACGGCCGCGTTGGCGACGGCCCCCGCCACCGCCGGCCCGACCCGCAGGTCGAGGACGCGCGGCACGATGCGCTCGTAGTTCAGCTCCTTGTCCGGCACGAGGGAGGCGATGGCGTCGGCGGCCGCGATCAACATCTCGTCGTAGATGCGCGCCGCGCGCGAGTCGATCACCCCGCGCAGGATGCCGGGAAACGCCAGGGCGACGTTGAGGCCGTGCCGGTAATTGGTCCCTCCCGTCAGGACCACCGCGGCGCCGGCGGCGCGGGCCTCGTCGGCGCCGATCTCCGGCTCGGGCGTGGCCAGGGCGAAGACGATCGGCTTCTTGTTCATGGAGCGGATCATCGCCGGCCGCACCGTGCGCGCCGCCGACAGGCCGACGAACAGGTCGGCCCCCTTGAGGGCTTCCTCGACCGACCCCTGGCGCTTCTCCGGGTTCAGCTCGCGGGCGGCGGCCTCCTTGAACCGGTTCATCCCCTCCGGCCGGCCTTCCCAGACGATGCCGTGACGATCGCACAGGGTGATCTCCGGCACGCCGGCCTTGCTCAGGAAGCGGGCCACCGTGATGCCGGCGCCGCCGGCCCCCGTGATGACGGCGCGGATCCCGCCGATGTCCTTGCCGACCAGCTTCAGGGCGTTCCGGAGCGCCGCCAGGACCGTCGCGCAGGCCCCCTGCATGTCGTTGAAGAAGAACGGCACGGGGAGGTCCGCCTCGCTCATGCCGTCGAGGATCTCCATCAGCTCGAACGATCGCGGCGAGGCGATGTCCTCGATCGCGAAGCCCCCGAAGGTCGGGGTCAGGCACTGGATCAGGCGGGCCAGGCGGCGCGGGTCGCGCTCGCTGGCGCACAGAGGCAGGGCGTCGATCCCGGCGAGCGCCTTGAACAGCAGGCACTTCCCTTCCATGACCGGCACGGCCGCGAAGGGCCCTGCGTCCCCGAACGACAGGACCGACGATCCGTCGGTGATGACCGCCACGGCGTTGCCGCGGATGGTGTAGATGAACGACGATTCCGGGTCGTCGCGGATCGCCAGGCACGGCTCGGCCACGCCCGGGGTGTAGACCAGGCTCAGGACGTGCTCGTCCTTGATCGGGATCTTGCTCTGGATCCCGAGGAGGCCGCGGTTGCGGCGATAGTGCTCGAGGATCTCCGCCGGATCGAGGCGGTCGCCCGGGGGGAGAGTCACCGCCGCGCCTCCTCGGCACGGGCCAGGTGGAAGACCAGGTTCTCGAGCTGAATCTTCAGATCGACCGCCTTGAGGGTGATGCCCGGGCGCGCCCTCAGCTGCGCCGGGGCGAAATTCAGGATCGCCTTGATGCCGGAGCGGCACACCCGGTCCAGCACCTTCTGCGCCACCGCGGCGGGCACGGCCAGGAGGGCGATCCCCGCCTTCTCGCGCCGCGCCACGGCGGGAAGCGCCTCCATGTCCAGGACCGGCACTCCGCCCCGGGAGCGGCCGCCGATCTTGCCTCGATCATTATCGAACAGCGCGACGATGCGGAAGCCCCCCCCGTTGAACCCCGCGTAGTCCGCGAGGGCCATCCCCAGGTTCCCCGCCCCGATGATGATCACCTTGCGATCGCGCGTCAGGCCGAGGATCCGCGTGAGCTGATCCTTGAGATCGGCCACCATGTAGCCGACCCCGCGCACTCCGAACTCGCCGAAGCAGGCCAGGTCCTTGCGAATCTGCGCCGAGTTGAGCCCGAATTTTTCAGCCAGGGCCTGGGAGGAGATGGTGGTGACCCCGTCGGCCTGGAGGTCTTCGAGGCATCGCAAGTAGACCGACACTCGCTTCGCCGTGAGATCGGAAATCCCCGTGCCCGGTCGCCGTGCCCCCGCCACCTTGTGCCTCGATTCACAAAGTCGCAGGAATCGTAGCGGCCGGCCCCCGGGCCCGTCAAGCCTCATGCCGGCTGAAATTCGCTTTCCTGGGAGCCCCCATCACGGTATATAAGGGCGCAGACTTTTCGGGCCCCTTACATGCTTCGGTCACCCTGCCCTGCCGGGTGTCGGCAGGCCGGAGGGGACATGAATCGGCGATTTTCCCCCGTCCTGGGCCGTGGCTTCGTGCTCTCCATCCTCGTGATGCTGGGCACGGCAGGGGTGCGGCCGGTGCTTGCCAGGGCGCTTTTCTCCCCCCTGCGGATCGACCTCGGGATCTCTTCCGATGTGATTGCCATGGCCGACCTGAACCGCGACGGGCGACTGGACGTCCTCGAAACGATCCGGGGGGGAAGCGAAGTCGCCGTCCTCCTGGGTGACGGTGAAGGCGCGTTCTCGGCCCCGCGGCGGTTCCCGGCGGGACTGGCAACAGTGACCGCCGGCCTGGGAGACTTCAACCGCGACGGGCGACTGGATATCGTCGTGGCCAGCATCAACCCGTCGACTCCGGCGTGGGAGATCTCCGTCCTGGCCGGGATCGTGGACGGGAGCTTCTCCCCGAGAGTCGTCCTGGCATCCGGCTCGGGGGACGCCCCCTCCGCCGTTCTGGCCGCGGACGCCGATTTGGACGGGGCCGACGATCTCTTCGTGGCCAACGCCGGAACGCTCGACCTGACGGCCTATAGGAGCCGGGGCGATCTGACTTTTTTCCCACCCGTCCGGTACTCGTTGCCGCAGGCGCCTCGCTCGATCGCGGCGGGTATTCTGGGCCGGAACGGCACGCTCGACCTGGTGGTCGGGATGTCCGGGGGCTCGGCGATCGCCGTGCTCGCCGGCGTCGGCGACGGCTCCTTCGGGGGGCCCTACCTCTTGCAAGGCGGACAGGCGCCGCAGGGAGTCGCGCTGGGCGACCTCAATGACGACGGCTCCCTGGACATCGTGTCGGCCAACACAGGCTCCAGCGGCATCTCGGTGTTCCTGAACGATGGGAACGGCGCCTTCGGGCCTTCCACGCCCTTCGCGACCGCCGCCACCTCACCCTCGATCGCCGTCGGCGATGTCGACGGGGACGGAGAGCTGGACGTGGTCACCTCCGGCCAGATGACCGTCCTGCGCGGCCGGGGGGACGGGAGTTTCGATCCTCCCATCACGTTGTCGACATACGAGGGAGGGTCACCGCTGGCCCTGGGAGACCTGGACGGGGACGGGCGGCTCGATCTGGCCGCGATGTCCGGTCTGACCCAGCTGCACGTCTATTTCGGGACGCCGGCCTCCGTCTTCGCGGGACGCGCGCAACTGGATGTCGGGGAAGGCAGCACCTACGCCCTCACGGCGGGCGATTTCGACGGCGACGGGGCGGACGATATCGCGACCGCGATGCACGGTCAGTACGCATTTCAGGACGGACAGGCAGGAGTCATTCTCAACCGCCTCGGCGGAGACTTCGACTTCGCGCCACCGGCTCGCGTCGGCATATTTCCCAGGTCAATCGCCGCGGGAGATTTCAACGGCGACGGCCACGAGGACGTCGTCACGGCCAACGCCGTGGGGTATGGCTTCCCCAGTGACGTTTCGGTCCTGCTCGGCGCCGGGGACGGCGCGTTCGGCCCCCAGGTCCGGATCTCCGCGAGTCCCTCCGCTGTGGCGGCCGGGGATTTCAACGGGGACGGACGGGACGATTTTGCGATCCTGGGCTCCTCGTCGGGTTCAGTCGGACTTTCGATTGCGATCTACACGCAGACGGACCCGTCCAAGCCCGAATTCCACCCGAAATCCACCGCAATCGCCTCAGGCCAGTCGGCTTTGGCGGCGGGCGACTTCAACACCGACGGGCACCTGGACCTGGTGACCCTGGGATCCGACGTGTCGATCCATTTTGGCACCGGGTCCCTCACTTTCAGCTCGGGCGTCCGCTTCCCTGCGGGGTCGTCTCCGACCGCCCTCGGGGTGGGCGACTTCAACGGGGACGGGAACCCGGATCTGGCCGTCGCCAACCGGAATCCCGCATCCAACCCCCCCTATTCGACGCCACCGGGGTCCGTGGCCATCCTCCTCAACGTTGGAACCGGGTCCTTCGGACCGCCCACAATCATGCCAGCGGGTGTCTACCCCGCCAGCATCGCGGTGGCCGACTTCAATCAAGACGGCCACACCGACGTTGCGGTGGGGAACAACGATGATGTCGTGTATACGATGGGGGGGGACGTTTCCCTCTACCTGGGAAGAGGCGATGGGACGTTTCTGGCGCAAACCAAATTCGGCGCCGGTACGTTCTACAACGCGCGGTCCGTGGCGGCCGGCGACTTCGATCACGACGGCTCCCCAGACCTCGCGATCGCCAATGCCTACGGCGTTGCAGTCCTCTTCAATCGCGGCCCGGCAGCCGATGCAGATGGCGACGGCGTGCTGGATGCCGTCGATTCGTGCACCGACACCGACGGGGACGGCCTCGGCAATGTCGGGTTCGCGGCGAACACCTGCCCGCACGACAACTGCGGCACAGTCACCAATCCGGCGCAGGCGGACGCCGATCACGATGGTGCGGGCGATCCCTGCGACCGCTGCCCCTTCGACGCGCAGAACGATCCGGACGGCGACGGCGTCTGCCAGGACGTGGACAACTGTCCCACGATCGCGAACCCGTCGCAGGGGAACGCCGACCTGGACTCCAGCGGCGACGCGTGCGACGCGTGCGTCGATTCGGACGGCGATGGTTTCGGCAATCCCGCCTTCTCCGGGACGAATGCGTGCCCCGCCGACAACTGTCCGAATACGCCGAATCCCGATCAGCAGGACGCGGATTCGGACGGCTTCGGCGATGCCTGCGAGCCCCCGGATTCTGGTGGCCTGTTCCGGGATCCCGCCTACGCCACTCAGGCGCGGCCGTGGGGGATAGCCTCAGGAGATTTCAACGGAGATGGCAAGAAGGATCTCGCCGTGGTTGATATCACTCCTGACATCCAGACCCCGAACCACGTTCAGATTCTGATCGGCCGGGGCGACGGCAGGTTCGATTCCGGCCAGCGACTCGAGGCCGGACGGAGCGCTGCCTGGATCGAAGCCGGGGACTTCAACGCCGACTCCCGGCTCGATCTGATCGTGACGAACCGCTTTTCCCGCGAACTGTCCGTGCTCCTGGGACAGGGGGACGGAACATTCGTCGGGCTCCCCCGGCAGCCGTTGAGCGAGTTTCCCGATGAGGTCGTGGCCGTCGATTTCAACCGCGACTCCCGCCTCGACGTGGCGGTTCTCGGGGACGACTCGAACATCTCAGTCCACCTCGGGAACGGAGACGGGACCTTCGGCGCGCCGGCAACCCTCGTGGTTCCGAACGCAGCCGCCCTCGCCTCAGGGGATTTCAACAACGATGCGATCCCGGATCTGGCGGCCATCAACTATTTCCCCGGAGAGATTCTGATCTTCCTGGGGAACGGGGACGGGACCTTCGGCGCCGCGACGACTTATTCCACGGCGAACGACCATCCCTCGAATCCTCTGGCGCTCGAGGTAGCCGATTTCAACCGGGATGGGAACACCGATCTGGCCGTCATCCTCCGGGATAACGCCTACATCAACTCGGGCATCGTCCTGTTCCTGGTCGGCAGTGGCGACGGTCATTTCACGCGCTCGCCCCATGTCATCTTCGGCATCGGTGGAGCGCCCTATTTCGCGACGACAGGGGACTTCAACGGCGACGGGGTACTGGACCTCGCCGTGTCCAATGCGGGGAGTGATTGGGTGACCATCCACCCTGGTCTTGGAGATGGCACGTTCGGGTACGCCCCGACCCTCTTCACGGGCGATGGTCCCGTCAGCATCGTCGCAGGTGACCTCGACGGAGATGGACGGGACGATCTCGCGGTGGCGAACGTTTCTTCCGACAACGTATTCGTGTACCTCTCGAACGGCGACTTCACGTTCAACGACCCCAGGCTTCTCCTCGACCTGGGCCCGACCGCTTCCACGACACTCGATGATTTCGACGGAGATGGACGGCTCGATGTGGCGGTGGCCAGCACCTATTCCGACGGAGCGGTGCTCCTCGGTCATGCCGACGGGACGTTCGATAGCGAGATGAGGTTCAGGACCGGATACCAGACCTATCCGGTGCTCATCGCGAGCGGGGACTTCAACGGCGACGGCCGCAGGGACCTCGTCACGGCGAATGCAGGTGGAAGCAGCCTCTACGATCCGGGGAGCGTGTCCATCATGCTGGGGAAGGGGGACGGGACCTTCGACGAACCCACCCAGCTGAGATCCGGGTGGAATCCATTCGGCCTTGCCGTGGGGGATTTCGACCAGGACGGTGCTGAAGATCTCGCTGTCGTCAACGCCGGATCGAATCACCTGATGGTGCACATGGACGACGGCCGGGGAGGGTTTGCACCGCCGCGCCAGTATGCGGTCGGGAGTCTCCCCTACTGGGTCACCGCGGACGATCTGAATGGCGACGGCCATCTTGATCTCGTGGTCGCCGATTTCGGGACCTACTATGGCTACTCTCCACCGCCCAGTTCCGGCGACGTCCGAGTGCTCCTGGGCAACGGCGACGGCACGTTCCTCCCCCACGTCACCCTCGTGGCCGGCCTGAATCCTACCGCCGTCGTGACGGGTGACTTCAACGAGGACGCCGTGAGGGACCTGGCGGTGATCAACGCGAACTCGTCGGACCTATCGGTATTCCTTGGCAAAGGCGGAGGCGACTTCGGCCTCGTTGGCAGGTTTGGCATCGGACAGGGTGGACTGTCGGCCGTGGTCGGAGACCTGAATGGCGACCGTCACGAGGACGTCGCGATCTCCAATTACGACTCCGCCGACGTCTCGATACTCCTGGGGATCGGAGACGGCACCTTCTCGCCCGAGG
This portion of the Candidatus Polarisedimenticolia bacterium genome encodes:
- a CDS encoding PEGA domain-containing protein translates to MRTSAKGWNWDIGLVVAVLLASLPVQLHAQSANGLLKVTSFPSGAKVSIDGADTGKNTPMSISVPVGSHTVVVSIPNSGWNPDSRTVLIDSGTTDLSVTLLPLLTVGPPGPQGPKGDKGDKGDPGLQGLQGVPGGIGPAGDQGPKGDKGDPGPQGPPGATADQIATIQQQIADLQSQASGLHGTQEFTNPGNAASFDVTWAAPTGVTHALVEMWGGGGGGDTTGGGGAAYTRSVVAVTPGHVYHISVGGGGRGSDVTGSSFAADGHRSMMFDADQPSLILVFAAGGREGTVFTPGHGGDADPAAMISHGGFSGQSFSGGVAYGAQFCPNGSLTGRGGDAYQPGQPGYIRLTW
- a CDS encoding AcvB/VirJ family lysyl-phosphatidylglycerol hydrolase, which codes for MRVLAACSIAILLGAGATATAVERQVPMQRVLPTESNPSFQVPVYAPQPAQGTEGKPARPAMPVIFYAGEWGWRPLQQDTASSLAASGRYVLGIDSPDYFNRKIEPATLASEFERFRAFLNERAGRPKEAPVILVGFAAGAEIVPYILNRVDPAGVRGAVLIAPDKKGAYVFRVSMQLRLDSPPDEVFDVEAELRRMAPIPVVMIEGTLDPHSEAKALSAVPRGPHKYAPIVGGDRQFKEVRESFFRLLDDSLRWIDGLTAPFPGRPPGPEPAPGATAAPPAPSGVDPQ
- a CDS encoding Glu/Leu/Phe/Val dehydrogenase, translated to MDTVLAKETLNPFEIAQQQFDSAAEQLKLESWLREVLRRPKRQLIVSIPTKMDDGSIRVFEGYRVQHNLARGPAKGGIRYHPSVTLDEVKALASWMTWKCATVNIPYGGGKGGVICDPKHMSLRELENMTRRYASEISIIIGPERDIPAPDVYTNPQTMAWIMDTYSMTVGATQLGVVTGKPLQIGGSQGRGEATARGVQFVTREACRERSISLKGAKVAVQGFGNAGSVAARLLSEDGASIIAVSDSSGGILNSKGLNITAVLAHKESTGSLRGFREADSISNEKLLELECDILVPAALENQITLANASRIRAKIVAEAANGPTTPGADEILHKNGVFLIPDILANAGGVTVSYFEWVQSLQAFFWEEAQVNHHLEKVMTRAFNEVLTIAKKFNVHMRDAAYILAVGRVAEATRIRGIYP
- a CDS encoding malic enzyme-like NAD(P)-binding protein: MTLPPGDRLDPAEILEHYRRNRGLLGIQSKIPIKDEHVLSLVYTPGVAEPCLAIRDDPESSFIYTIRGNAVAVITDGSSVLSFGDAGPFAAVPVMEGKCLLFKALAGIDALPLCASERDPRRLARLIQCLTPTFGGFAIEDIASPRSFELMEILDGMSEADLPVPFFFNDMQGACATVLAALRNALKLVGKDIGGIRAVITGAGGAGITVARFLSKAGVPEITLCDRHGIVWEGRPEGMNRFKEAAARELNPEKRQGSVEEALKGADLFVGLSAARTVRPAMIRSMNKKPIVFALATPEPEIGADEARAAGAAVVLTGGTNYRHGLNVALAFPGILRGVIDSRAARIYDEMLIAAADAIASLVPDKELNYERIVPRVLDLRVGPAVAGAVANAAVALGVAREDVDPDFVRDRTRHLVYEGESALVEHGFSSEEKSLGDEALDLHRRYRGTIETTGKIPLKDEHTLMIIASPGVAVPVREIMKSPLKVWEYTTKGNLVAVVTDGSAVLGLGNIGPEAALPVMEGKCVLFKTLAGVEAMPICLGTQDTEEIISIVKALEPSLGGVNLEDIAAPRCFEIERRLREETGIPIFHDDQHGTAVVVLVGLLNALRVTGRDIGSLKVTVNGSGAAGISVTRLIMKAGVKEVILCDTHGILVPGREHMNPSKEAIALVTNPERLRGGLNEALRGRDLFIGLSGPNLVTPEMVKSMAPRPIIFALANPVPEIAPEAALAAGAAVVATGRSDYRNQINNAIAFPGIFRGALDVAARNINDEMKIAAAHALADLVPDYELSPDYILPKALDFRGAPEVAAAVARAALETGEAQRRVDPRLILDNTRDYLYGGTLRALPGEPIGDQPVLPLKR
- a CDS encoding redox-sensing transcriptional repressor Rex; the encoded protein is MAGARRPGTGISDLTAKRVSVYLRCLEDLQADGVTTISSQALAEKFGLNSAQIRKDLACFGEFGVRGVGYMVADLKDQLTRILGLTRDRKVIIIGAGNLGMALADYAGFNGGGFRIVALFDNDRGKIGGRSRGGVPVLDMEALPAVARREKAGIALLAVPAAVAQKVLDRVCRSGIKAILNFAPAQLRARPGITLKAVDLKIQLENLVFHLARAEEARR